The following nucleotide sequence is from uncultured Draconibacterium sp..
TTCAACAACATATCCATTTGTAAGTATTTACTAATGCTTATAACGTTTACAAACGGCTAATCCAACTACTTCCCGGGGGCCCAAACAACACAATGAATCTTCTCTCTGTGACCGGGTAATGAATTCCGAAAGTAACTATTGTTTACATAAAATAAAAGAAAATAAGGGAAAAGATTTCAAGGCAAAAGGCAAAAGTTGAAAGTAAAAAGGAGGAAAGAAATTGCAAGCTACAAGTTGACGGACGGAGATTGCTTCTCCCGATTCGTTTTACTCATCGGGATCGCAATGACACGATTGTATAATGATCGGGGCAGCGGACAACAAACAATCATGCCGGGATGAACGAGTTCATTGTCCGCTGCCTGCTTTTCTCAATAAACAATGTCATTGCGAGGGAGGAACGACCGTGGCAATCTCGGGCAATCCCCCTTTGGTTCCTTCCCGATGCTACGATCGGGACAGGCTCTCATGAGAGGAGGAGAAATGAACGCATTTCAATTCATAATTACAAAAAATAAATATTGCACGAACGTTTCCCCTCCTGCCAGGAGGGGTGGCAGCGACACGAAATACTGCCATGAATAAAAAACATCTTTTCGCTGACGGGGTGGTAAAACAGATTGCTTCGCTACGCTCGCAATGACACGCAATTGGGGTAAATTAGGGCAGCGGACAACAAACAATCGTGCCGGGATGAATGAGTTCATTGTCCGCTGCCGGGTAACCCACACAAACAAAGTCGTTGCGAGGGAGGAACGACCGTGGCAATCCTTGCACTCCCCAGACCATTTAATAGCTGCTGGATTACTCCCTTTATTCTCTATCCAATTAAATTATTCCTAGTCGTTTGGCATAAAGCAAAGCCTGTGTTGTGTTTTCGGCTCTTGTTTTCCGAAGAATATTCTGGCGGTGATTATTTACCGTATTAACACTGATAAATAACTTCTCCGAAATACTCTTGCTGTCGTAGCCCAAAGCGATCAGTTCGAGCACTTCGCGCTCGCGTTTGGTGAGTAAATATGCAGTTTCCGATTTCTCTTCAGCAGATAAATAATGCAGTTTACCGGTTTTCATATTAATCATTCGGCGCTGGCATTTTGTTTGCGCCGCTTGTTCGGGTAACAAATCAGAGATAACCAGCGAGAGCCAAGAACGCCCGTTTTTATCTTGCTCCAAAATAATTACCTGGTGCATATAGCGCAGGTAGTTTCCTTCGGTATTTTTTATCCTAAAATCGTAAACCAGTTTATATTCTTTTTTCTCGTCAGCCGGCAGCGCATCAAAAAACCGATAGGTCAGGTTGTCGATTTCCAGCACAAATGGAAGGTCATCGGGGTGAATGTTTCGGTAAACCATATCGGCATCAAATCGATTATTCCCATCCGTCAATAATTTTCCAAACAACTTCTGCTGCTCCGTACTTTTTAGCAGGTAATTACCTTTGTGCATATCAAAAACGGCATACATCGCCCGCTCTGTCTCCGCAAGGCGTTGCAGTAGTTCAATTTTTGGCTGAATACGTTTGTAGTCTGTTTCATCAACAGCACAGTTGTGAGCCGCTAAATTCTGTAAACGCTTTTTATTTAACTGATCGGTACGGTAAGCCATAAAATGATGAATAATCACTATTTCAATTCGTAATGAGCCTGATAATTTTGTACTCAAAAATAACGAATAATTCGAGCCAAAAGAAACAGCGCCCGGAATGTAGAACCAAAGCGATTATGAAACACAAAAGCATGAAAACAAAACAACGGATAATTAAAAGCATGGCCCTGCTTGTTGGTGCTGCTGCGCTAACACTGGCAGGTATTAACTGGTCGGTGGCATGGGCAGCATGGATTGCCCCGGTATTTCTCTTGTATTATTTCCGCCGGGCCGGGAAATTCGAATTTCTGTATTTCTTTTTGCTTTTGTTTGTTTCAGGAATGTTATCGCAAACCGGCAACAACCTTTTTCATCTTCCTGCCGTCGATCTGTTTAACGGTTTAAGTTTTTGCATGCTGTACAGTATTGCTTACCTGGCCGATCGTTTTTTATACCGCAAAGACAAGCCCTGGTACTATACGTTTATTTTTCCGTCGGTGGCCATATTAGTGGAGTATGCTGCCAGTTTTGCCATCGGAACCTGGGGATCGGTGGCCCATACGCAGTTTGCGGTAAAACCATTGCTGCAGTTTAGTTCAGTTGGAGGAATATTTGGAGTTTCTTTTTTGGTACTTTGGTTTGCCCCGGTCGTTAACCGCATTATTGAAAAAGACGAAAATAACAGGCAATGGCTAAAAGGAACATTACTTTATGCTGTGGTACTTTGTGTTGTAATGGTATATGGAACGGTGCGCATGTTTGCCGCAAAACAGGAACCCGAAACCGTAAAAGTAGCAGCCATTTTAAGCAATACCGATATTCATGCGGTGGTAAGTAGCCATCAGGAGGCATTAACGGAACTGGCAAAGGATGCCGGAAATGAATTCCCTGACGGACTGTTTTCGGATTCAGTGGCAATTAATCGTATGATTACCCGAACGCACGAGGCCGCGAGTCAGGGGGCAAAAATAATGGTGTGGAATGAGGCAGCTTTAATTCTCGATCAGAATGAAAAGGAACAAGTGCTGCAGGAGATGTCTCAGCTTTGTTCGAATGAGCATGTGTATGTTTTGCTTGCCTTTCTTGAAAAGAGTATTCAAAAGGGCGACAAGCCGTTCAATAATGTAAGTATCCTGGTAGCTTCGGATGGCAAAAAAGTTTGGGAATACAAAAAATCGTTTTTACATCCTTATGCCGAGGCGCCGATTGTTAACAGCGGCGATGCAAAACTGCCCTATACAAACACCGAATACGGACGATTGGCGACGGTTATCTGTTCCGATCTGGATATGCCCCATTACCTGAAACAGGCCGGTAATGCCGGTATCGACATTCTTTTGGTGCCGGCTTTCGACTGGGAAGGAATTACTCCTTTTCACGCCGAGATGGCCACCTTGCCCGGTATTCAGCACGGATTTTCAGTGATAAGAGCAAACGGCAAAGGCCTTACAACTGTTACCGATTATCGAGGCAACTCTCTGGCAGCTTCCAATAGTTTTCATAACGATGCCAAAATTGTTTATGCACAGGTACCCATTCATTCACCCAACACAGTTTATTCCCGAATAGGCAACGTGGTTATTTACCTGGCTCTGCTTTACCTGCTATTTATTTTCGTAGGAAAAGCATTCCGGCCAAAACAAAAATCCGATACTGTGCACGGAACAGTGGATTAGATTACTTCACTCGCTCGCAGTGATAAGATACGTTTTAGAATCAGGTGAGCGGTGTTTTTGTGGCTTTGTGCTGACAGCTTAAGCTTTTTCGACAGCAATTGTATTTTGCCTTAAAGGCAGTTCAATGGTAAAGATACTCCCCTTGTTGGGTTCACTTTCGGCCTTAATGGTGCCATTATGTTTCTGAACAAACTCATTACATAAAACCAACCCCAGGCCCGAACCTTTTTCTCCCCTTGTTCCTTTTTCAGAAACAATTTTATCCAATTTTAAAAGGTTATCAAGCCTGTCTTTACTCATTCCTGTTCCACTATCCTGAATGGAAATTTCGAGAGTATGAGATGATACTTTTGTTGAGACACTTATCTTGCCATAATCAGCAGTAAATTTAACCGCATTTGATAACAAGTTACGAAGTACCGTTTTTATCATGTTCTTATCGACAAACACCTCGATATTTTTATCGATGTCAAATTCAAGCTGAATATTTTTTTGCAATACAGCTGCATTCAATAATCCCATTACCTCGTTAATAATGCTGTTAATCGAATAATAGTCAGGATTAAAATCGTTTATACCTTTCTGCGACCTTCCCCAGGCCAGTAAATTATCGAAAAAATGAAATGTTAGTTCAGAGGTATTTTTAATGATCGCCGAATAATCAAGAAGATCGGTGTAATCCTGTTTGACTAGTTTTTCATGAAGTAATTCAGAGAATGCCATCAGTGACCCCAATGGTGTTCGTATATCGTGTGAAAGAATGGATAAGAATTTATCCTTCGTCACTAATTCTTGTTTTAGCTCATTCTCCAAATTTTTCTTTTCGGTAATGTCTAAACAATAGCCACTAAATAAATAGGTATTTCCATACAATAGCTTCGAGGGATTTGACGAAGCCTGCAACCATTTTGTCTTTCCTGATTTTGTAATGTAACGAAATTCAAATTTGAAAATCGAATTTTCACGGGTTGTTCTTTCATCTTCCGCCCGTAACATTTCAATATCGTCCTGATGAACCCTGCTCCAAAAGACCATCGAGTCATTGAGCATTTCTTCTTCTGTTAATTCCAGAATCTCCTCGCAACTCGAACTCACATATTGAAATTGATTAGAACCATCAGGATGTAAGATGTAGTCATACAGCACAATAGGAACATGATCGCTTATTCGGTAAAACTGTTCTGCACTTTTTTTTAGTTTAGGAATTTCGTTTTCACCTATGCGAGCTTTAGTCATATCAAAAAATAATTACGACTAAACTTACGAAAAAATACATGAAATGATTCAGTGCAACCTACTTGTTTGCTCCAATCTTTAGGTCCTTGATTTAGGAGAAAATACTGAGAAGAGGCTTTAGTCATCACTAATTTCATTAACGACTAAAGCCTCGGTGCAAAAGAAATGATATTGCAATCCGCTTTAAATATCAAAATGTTGGTAATCGCCGAAATAGCAACAGCAACCTTACTATCCAGCAATTTTTTCAGTCGCTTAATCTTTTTCAATCTTCATCAATCTTAAAATCAATCTGCTTAATAATGCGAGTTACAATACGCAAGTACCAGGTTGCAAGTAATTGGCAGTTGGCAAAATTACAATTGGCAATCTTCAATTCAACAATTTTTTAATTTATCAATCCTTCAATCTTCATCAATCTTAAAATCAATCTGCTGAAAAATGCCAGTTACAATATGCACGCATCAGGTTGCAAGTAATTGGCAGTTGGCAAAATTACAATTGGCAATCTTCAATTCAACAATTTTTCAATTTATCAGTCCTTCAATCCTTCAGTAAAAAACAATAACCACAATCTTGAACAAAGAAGGCTCGAAGTTTCGTAAAGCTACTGCAGATTGAAGCATTGCAGCATTAAAGCATTCCCAAATTCAATCCCTCAGTCCTTCATCCTTCAACATCTACTCATACCTCAAGGTATGCGCCGGATTAATCCGCAGTGTTTGCAGCGTTTTATAACTAATGGTAGCCAGTGCTATTGAAATGGCCGCAATAAAACCAATAACAAACTCGAGCACACCGAGGTGGATGCGGTAGTAATAATTGTGCAGCCAGTTGGTGGCTACCCAGTAAATTAGCGGACTGGCCACCAGCGTTGCCACACAAACCAGGATAACGATCTCTTTCGAAATGAGGTAAAAAATACTGTATCCCGAAGCGCCCAGTGCTTTGCGCACACCCACTTCTTTAGTGCGCTGCTCAACGGTAAACGAGGTAAGCCCGAACAGTCCGAGTGCGGCAATAAAAATCCCCAGTATGGCAAACACCACCGATAGTTTGGCATTCTGCCGCTCGGATTTATACATCTGCGAAAAATCTTCATCCATAAAAAAGTAGCGCAGCGGGTTATTCGATGCAAAACGTTTCCAGCTGTCTTCAATCTGGCTAATGGCAGCTGCCGGTGCATCGGTATTAAATTTCACCGAAATAAAACCCCAGTTATTGTCGTCTTCCTTAAAGCGCATCACATAGGGGTTAATGCGGCTGTGCAGCGATTCGAAATGAAAATTGTTACACACCCCGATGATGGGCATAAATTTTTTGTCGCCTTCGTCGTTAAAAACCACAACAAAACGTTCCTGTGTATAATCGTTAATTCCAAACTCTTCAATGGTTTTGCGGTTTACCACACACGCCTCACGGTCGGCACCATACTCGCGGTCGAAAAAGCGGCCGTCGCTGAGCTGGATGTTGTAGGTTGCCAGGTAATCGTAATCCACATAGGCGGTTTGCATCAGGTAGCTCTGTCCGTCGCGGCCTTCGAGCATATAACCGTTGTTGTTGGTGTTGTGCCCCGGAACAGCGGTTGACGCCGAAACATATTCAACACCGGGTATTTTCAGAATTTCCTGTTTAAAAGCCTTTACCTGGTCGCCAATAGAACCGGCACTCTGGATCACCATTAAACGCTCTTTGTTGAAACCCACATCTTTGTTTACCATGAAGGTTAGCTGGCGGTACATAATAATGGTGCCCACAATAAGAACAATGGAAATAAGAAACTGTACCGACACCAGGATACGGCGTAATTTTCCGTTTTTGGCCCCGTCTCGAAGTTTTCCGCGCAAGACAGTATTCGGATTAAACGACGAGAGGTAAAAGGCCGGGTAAGCACCCGCAATAAAACCCACAAAAAGGGCAAATACAATAAGCAGCGGGATGTAATAAAAATGCTCAATGAGATTAAAACTGACCTGTGTATCGAATACATCGTTAAAAAAAGGCAACGATATAAATACGATAACAACGGCCAGCACCAGTGCAATAAACGATATCAGTATTGAATCGGTAAGGAACTGCAAAATCAGCATTCCTTTTGATGAACCACTTACCTTTTTCACACCAATTTCTTTGGCGCGTTTAGTGGCCTGCGCGGTCGACAGGTTCATAAAATTTATGGAGGCAATTACAATAATCAGAATAGCCACACTGCTGAATATGACCAGGTATTTGGGGTCGGTGGCCGGTTTTACTTCGTGCTCGATTTCCGGCATCAGGTGAATTTTTGTTACCGGCTGCAGGCGAAATTCGTAGCGGTTGCCCTGCGTTACAAAATCACTCAACGAAACGCCAAACAGCTGTTGCACTCTGGGCCCTACATATTTTTTGATCATGTCGGGGAATTTGGCTTCCACAGTTTCGGGCGAAGTATTGGGTTTTAGCAACACATAGGTGGAGAAACTATTGTTCAGCCACTCGGGGTCGTTGGCCCTGTTGTTGGTCATAAACGAAGTAAGGATATTGGCATTTAAATGTGTTTCCTCAGGAATATCGGCCATTACTCCGGTTATGCGGTAAGGCTCCTGCCCGGTGTTTACCCGCAAAAGTTTATTGATGGGATCTTCGTTTCCAAAAATCTTTTTTGCTGTTGACTCCGATAAAACCATGGTGTTGGGTTCATTCAGCACAGTTTTGCTGCTACCTTTTAGCAACGGAATGGAGAAGATCTGGAAGAAAGTAGAATCCACCTCTGCGAAATCCTCGATCACATAAGCTACATCCTCCTTTTTTACAATGGCTTCGCCCCAGGTATTCAGGCGACAAAACTTTTCCACCTCGGGAAAATCGATGGCCATTGTGGGCCCGATAACTGCTGCTGTGTATGAAGCTTCAACTTCCTGTTCGCCAATTTTACCGTCGAGTATTACACGGTACATCCGGTCTTTGTTTTCGTTGTACTGGTCGTAACTTAACTCATGGATGATAAACAAGGCGATGATAATACTACAGGCGATTCCAATGGCGAGCCCTAAAATGTTGATGGCAACGTATCCTTTCTGCTTCTTCAGTGCCCGCAGGCTGTGTTTCAATAAGTTCTTAATCATGTTTCAATAGCTTTAGTTTTCTTCGGATTAAATGATCCGGCTATTGAAAAGACGCACGAAGTTGTTGTGGGTTACATGTTTTTGAGAAAGTTGCAAGTTACAAGCTACAATTTGCAAGTTGCTTTGTGCTTGTACTCCTTTTTTGAAAAGGAGGTGTTCCGATGCTCTGATCGGGACGAAGGATTGGATTATAAAAAATCTCGAATACAGGCAGGCAAGAATGACGCGTCTGCAATAATCGATTGGTGAATTAAATTACTTTTTCACTAAAGGCCTTTTTCTTCGCTAATTTATGGAGTAAACGACCTTGGCAATCTAGAGCCCAAAACCAATATGAATGCCGGTGCTAAGGTGAACATGCTCAAAATTGTACCCCAGTTCAACCATTGGCCCCATGTGAATATTACCCACCTGAAAATCGTAGGCAGTTTCAAAGTGAAGGGCAAAATTTTTCTCGCCCCAGTCTTCACCTTCAAAAGCAATTCCTGGTGTTAGCGCAAAATGTAAACGATCAACCGGAGTGTAACTGCCAACAATGCCTATTGTGTTGTGCGTGTGCTCATCGAAAATACGTTCGTAAGCCAGCCCTGCACCAAAATTCGAATGACCAATATTTCGAACCACATGAAAATGCAGGCCGTAACTCAGTTCCTCTTCACCAAAAAAATAAACAAGCGAATTCCCAACCCCTATTTCGGTTTTGTGGCCGTGGGTATGGTCGTGGTGCTCATTATCATCGTGATCGTGGTGCTCCTGGGCATTTACATTTAAAACATAAAACAGGGCAAAAATGCCGGTTAACAAACTGATTCTTATCTTTTTCATTCTATCAATATTCTTCCTCTTCAAACAGTCTCATTCCAACACTTAAAACAAAGAAAGGTTGAATCAAGCTGTCACTTTTCTGGGAAAAACAGCTATCTTTGCCGCGGTAAAATTTTTGCATGTTATATACAAATTTGGATTCCGTGAAGTAAATAACCTTTGGCATCAGGCCTTTGGTTATCCATTCGTTTAACTCTGACAGATTCCTGTCGGGGCTATTTTTATATCCTATTTTACAAACCGCCTGAAACTTTAAAACCATTATAACGAAAGCGTTTCGGGCATAATTTACTATAAAATGAGTAACGAAAATAAATCAATACACGAATTCGAAGTAAGTTTAATTTGCGAATTTTTCGCACACCTTGAACGCCAGGGACCGGGCAGTGCTGAAATTACAACTAAAGCCCTGAGTTTTATTGAGGGGCTTGGGAAAGAAGCAAAGATTGCTGACCTGGGGTGTGGAACAGGTGGCCAAACAATGGTTTTGGCACAACATACGCCAGGTCAGATAACAGGAATCGACCTCTTCCCCACTTTCATCGATCTGTTTAATAAAAATGCGCATCAATTAAAACTGGAAAAACGTGTAAAAGGAATTGTTGGTTCGATGGATCAACTGCCTTTTCAGCATGAGGAGCTGGATTTAATCTGGTCGGAAGGCGCTATTTACAACATCGGTTTTGAACGCGGGTTGCGGGAATGGAAAGAATTTTTGAAACCGGGAGGACATGTTGCAGTAAGCGAGGCATCGTGGTTTACGGATGAACGTCCGCAGGAGATTCACGATTTCTGGATGGACGCCTATCCCGGAATTGACACGATTCCGAATAAAATGGTTCAAATGCAACAAGCCGGTTATGTACCGGTGGCATCGTTTATTTTGCCGGTATATTGCTGGACCGATTTTTATTCGATGCATTGCAAGGCGCAAAAAGTCTTTCTTAAAAACCACGCAGGCGATAAAGCTGCTGAAGATTTTATTGCCAACCAACGACATGAAGAGAAATTGTATAACAAATACAAGGATTTTTATGGCTATGCGTTTTACATCGGGAAGAAGATTTAGCAAATAACAACTTGGGGTTGCCGACAATATACCGGCAACCCTTTGTTCTTTTAAAACACACTTCTACCAACATCTACAGGTGGCGAGCAAACTCCGGATCCTGTTCTTTCAGATTTTATTACCTTGGCAAAAAATCTGTTTGTATGTTAAAGAAAGTTCCGCATACCTATGTCATCATATTTTTCCTGATTGTTTTTTGTGCCGTACTAACCTGGCTAATCCCCGGTGGCCAATTTGAACGGGAACAGGTAGTTGTTAACGGCGTTGAACGCAGTGTAATTAAAACCGGCTCGTTTCACGAAACCGATAGCCAACTGCAAACCTGGCAAATATTCTCGTCGTTTTTTGATGGTTTTCTGCGTACCTCCGATATTATTGCACTTATTTTGCTTATTGGCGGATCGTTCTGGATTTTGAACGACAGCAAGTCAATCGACATCGGTATTTACACTTTCCTGAAACGTATAAAACGATTGGAGCAATCGAAAATGCTGGCTTTTGTTGGCGTTCACAACATTGTGCTTGTTGCAGTAATGACCATTTTCAGCCTGTTTGGAGCCATATTTGGCATGAGCGAAGAAACCATTGCTTTCACCATTATTTTTGTTCCGCTGGCCATTTCAATGGGTTACGATTCGATTGTTGGTGTTTCGCTGTGTTTTATTGCTGCAGCACTGGGCTTTGCAGGCGCATTTCTAAATCCGTTTACCATTGGCGTTGCCCAGGGGCTTTCGCATATTCCGTTGTTTTCAGGATTGGAATATCGAATTGTAATGTGGCTGATAATTAACTTTTTCGGCTTTGCTTTTATTCTGCGCTATGCAGCAAAAATAAAAAAAGATCCTACAAAATCGTCTGTTTATGAGGACGATGCGTACTGGCGGTCGCGCAATGAAACCACTAACGTAAAAATAGAAAAGATAAAATCTGCCGCGGCCTGGTTTGCTTTCACAATCATTTCTGTTGCACTCATCGTTTTTTCT
It contains:
- a CDS encoding class I SAM-dependent methyltransferase, coding for MSNENKSIHEFEVSLICEFFAHLERQGPGSAEITTKALSFIEGLGKEAKIADLGCGTGGQTMVLAQHTPGQITGIDLFPTFIDLFNKNAHQLKLEKRVKGIVGSMDQLPFQHEELDLIWSEGAIYNIGFERGLREWKEFLKPGGHVAVSEASWFTDERPQEIHDFWMDAYPGIDTIPNKMVQMQQAGYVPVASFILPVYCWTDFYSMHCKAQKVFLKNHAGDKAAEDFIANQRHEEKLYNKYKDFYGYAFYIGKKI
- a CDS encoding nitrilase-related carbon-nitrogen hydrolase, with product MKTKQRIIKSMALLVGAAALTLAGINWSVAWAAWIAPVFLLYYFRRAGKFEFLYFFLLLFVSGMLSQTGNNLFHLPAVDLFNGLSFCMLYSIAYLADRFLYRKDKPWYYTFIFPSVAILVEYAASFAIGTWGSVAHTQFAVKPLLQFSSVGGIFGVSFLVLWFAPVVNRIIEKDENNRQWLKGTLLYAVVLCVVMVYGTVRMFAAKQEPETVKVAAILSNTDIHAVVSSHQEALTELAKDAGNEFPDGLFSDSVAINRMITRTHEAASQGAKIMVWNEAALILDQNEKEQVLQEMSQLCSNEHVYVLLAFLEKSIQKGDKPFNNVSILVASDGKKVWEYKKSFLHPYAEAPIVNSGDAKLPYTNTEYGRLATVICSDLDMPHYLKQAGNAGIDILLVPAFDWEGITPFHAEMATLPGIQHGFSVIRANGKGLTTVTDYRGNSLAASNSFHNDAKIVYAQVPIHSPNTVYSRIGNVVIYLALLYLLFIFVGKAFRPKQKSDTVHGTVD
- a CDS encoding ATP-binding protein, whose amino-acid sequence is MTKARIGENEIPKLKKSAEQFYRISDHVPIVLYDYILHPDGSNQFQYVSSSCEEILELTEEEMLNDSMVFWSRVHQDDIEMLRAEDERTTRENSIFKFEFRYITKSGKTKWLQASSNPSKLLYGNTYLFSGYCLDITEKKNLENELKQELVTKDKFLSILSHDIRTPLGSLMAFSELLHEKLVKQDYTDLLDYSAIIKNTSELTFHFFDNLLAWGRSQKGINDFNPDYYSINSIINEVMGLLNAAVLQKNIQLEFDIDKNIEVFVDKNMIKTVLRNLLSNAVKFTADYGKISVSTKVSSHTLEISIQDSGTGMSKDRLDNLLKLDKIVSEKGTRGEKGSGLGLVLCNEFVQKHNGTIKAESEPNKGSIFTIELPLRQNTIAVEKA
- a CDS encoding AbgT family transporter; this encodes MLKKVPHTYVIIFFLIVFCAVLTWLIPGGQFEREQVVVNGVERSVIKTGSFHETDSQLQTWQIFSSFFDGFLRTSDIIALILLIGGSFWILNDSKSIDIGIYTFLKRIKRLEQSKMLAFVGVHNIVLVAVMTIFSLFGAIFGMSEETIAFTIIFVPLAISMGYDSIVGVSLCFIAAALGFAGAFLNPFTIGVAQGLSHIPLFSGLEYRIVMWLIINFFGFAFILRYAAKIKKDPTKSSVYEDDAYWRSRNETTNVKIEKIKSAAAWFAFTIISVALIVFSVFIPKSSIAIGNSLITAPIIPAATLFFIVMGALTLRRSVQYFILTLLTFTIVFLVIGVMGHGWYIKEIATIFLAMGIFSGIAANKSPNAITKLFLDGAKDILPAAMIVGLARGIVVILEDGKIIDTILFYVSDSMQNFGEVGTVGIMYLIQTMLNVFIPSGSGQAALTIPIMSQISDLIGISRQTTVVIFQLGDGFTNMITPTSGVLIGVLGVARIPYEKWFKWVASFTIMLIVIGFLLILPTVFMQLNGF
- a CDS encoding ABC transporter permease; the encoded protein is MIKNLLKHSLRALKKQKGYVAINILGLAIGIACSIIIALFIIHELSYDQYNENKDRMYRVILDGKIGEQEVEASYTAAVIGPTMAIDFPEVEKFCRLNTWGEAIVKKEDVAYVIEDFAEVDSTFFQIFSIPLLKGSSKTVLNEPNTMVLSESTAKKIFGNEDPINKLLRVNTGQEPYRITGVMADIPEETHLNANILTSFMTNNRANDPEWLNNSFSTYVLLKPNTSPETVEAKFPDMIKKYVGPRVQQLFGVSLSDFVTQGNRYEFRLQPVTKIHLMPEIEHEVKPATDPKYLVIFSSVAILIIVIASINFMNLSTAQATKRAKEIGVKKVSGSSKGMLILQFLTDSILISFIALVLAVVIVFISLPFFNDVFDTQVSFNLIEHFYYIPLLIVFALFVGFIAGAYPAFYLSSFNPNTVLRGKLRDGAKNGKLRRILVSVQFLISIVLIVGTIIMYRQLTFMVNKDVGFNKERLMVIQSAGSIGDQVKAFKQEILKIPGVEYVSASTAVPGHNTNNNGYMLEGRDGQSYLMQTAYVDYDYLATYNIQLSDGRFFDREYGADREACVVNRKTIEEFGINDYTQERFVVVFNDEGDKKFMPIIGVCNNFHFESLHSRINPYVMRFKEDDNNWGFISVKFNTDAPAAAISQIEDSWKRFASNNPLRYFFMDEDFSQMYKSERQNAKLSVVFAILGIFIAALGLFGLTSFTVEQRTKEVGVRKALGASGYSIFYLISKEIVILVCVATLVASPLIYWVATNWLHNYYYRIHLGVLEFVIGFIAAISIALATISYKTLQTLRINPAHTLRYE
- a CDS encoding response regulator transcription factor, whose amino-acid sequence is MSTKLSGSLRIEIVIIHHFMAYRTDQLNKKRLQNLAAHNCAVDETDYKRIQPKIELLQRLAETERAMYAVFDMHKGNYLLKSTEQQKLFGKLLTDGNNRFDADMVYRNIHPDDLPFVLEIDNLTYRFFDALPADEKKEYKLVYDFRIKNTEGNYLRYMHQVIILEQDKNGRSWLSLVISDLLPEQAAQTKCQRRMINMKTGKLHYLSAEEKSETAYLLTKREREVLELIALGYDSKSISEKLFISVNTVNNHRQNILRKTRAENTTQALLYAKRLGII